The segment TGGTCCTCGAGGACGCCGTACTCGTCCCAGGAGAGGAAGTAGGCGGTGTCGAGGGTGAGGTAGTCGAGGTCGCTGACGGTCAGCGCGAGCAGGTGGGTGGGCGTGGTCACGCACCAGTACTCCCAGCGCTTGGTCCGCCCCCACCCGCGCAGGTTCGCCCGGTGCAGCGGGGTCCGCGACCAGCCGACGGCGTCGGGGTCGAGCCGCCCGTCGGGGCGGCACAGCTCGACGGGTGCGGTGATCTCTCGCTCATGGGTCGCCATCCGCGCACCCTACTGCCGTGACCTGCGCGAAAGCCATGGCCCGGCGCGGCCGGGCACGGCGACGACGCGACGACGCGGGGGCGCGGGGGCCCGGCACGGCGACGACGCGGGGGCGCGGCCGGCTGCTTCGCGGTCGCGCCCCCGGTGACGGCTACTGCTCTGCTGCTACTGCGCGGTCGCGCCCTCGGTGACGCCGCCCCGCGGGGCCGCGTCCTTCGGGCCGGCCTGGCCGCCGACGCCCCCGGCGCCGCCGCCGGTGACCGCGCGGCGGACGCCGGGGATGGCCAGGGTGACCAGGGCGGCGGCGACGGCCGCGCCCGCGCCGATCAGGAAGGCGGTGCGGAACCCGCTCTCCGAGGGCAGCGGGTGGCCGCCGAAGTCGGTGGTCATGTGGGCCAGCACCACGCCGATGACGGCGGAGGAGCTGGAGGTGCCGATGGAGCGCATCAGGGTGTTGAGGCCGTTGGCGGCGGCGGTCTCGGAGACCGGGACGGCGCCCATGATCAGGGCGGGCATCGCCGCGTAGGCGAACGCGATGCCGCCGCTGATCAGGCAGGAGAAGACCAGCACGCCCCAGGCGTGGCCCATCAGGCCGAGCGCGGCGAGGTAGCCGCCGGTGATGACGACGGCGCCGACCAGCAGCGAGACCTTGGGGCCCTTGGCCCTGGAGAGCTTGGCGGAGATCGGCGAGAGCAGCATCATGACCAGGCCGGCGGGGGCCATCCAGAGGCCCGCCTGGACCATCGACTGCCCGAGGCCGTAGCCGGTCGCGGTGGGCAGCTGGAGCAGCTGCGGGGCGACCAGGCTCATCGCGTACATCGCGAAGCCGATCACCACGGAGGCCAGGTTGGTCATCAGCACCTGGCGGCGGGCGCTGGTGCGCAGGTCGACCAGCGGCTGTTCGGTGCGCAGCTCCCACCAGCCCCAGACCGGGAGGATCACCAGGGCGGCGGCGAGCATGCCCAGGGTGGTGCCGGAGCCCCAGCCCCAGTCGCTGCCCTTGGAGATGGCGAGCAGCAGGGCGACCAGGCCGGCGGTGAGGCCGATCGCGCCGACCACGTCGAAGCGGCCGCCGGAGCGGACCGGCGACTCGGGGACGAGCAGGAACACGGCGACGGCGATCGCCAGGCCGAGCGCGGCGGAGATCCAGAACAGCGCGTGCCAGCTGGCGTTCTGGGCGATGAGGGCGGACAGCGGCAGGCCGAACGCGCCGCCGATGCCGAGCGAGGAGCTCATCAGCGCCATCGAGGAGCCGAGCTTCTGCGGCGGGAGTTCGTCGCGCATGATGCTGATGCCGAGCGGGATGACGCCGGCGCCGACGCCCTGGAGCGCGCGGCCGATCACCATCGGGGCGAGCGAGCTGCCGAACGCGCAGATCAGCGAGCCGATGACGAGCATGGTGAGGCTGACGAGCAGGATCCGGCGCTTGCCGTACATGTCGCCGAGCCGGCCGAGCACCGGGGTGGCCACGGCGCCGGCCAGCAGGGTGGCGGTGATCGCCCAGGACGCGTTGGCGGCCGAGGTGTGCAGCAGGGACGGCAGTTTGGGGATCAGCGGGACGACCAGGGTCTGCATCAGCGAGACCACGATGCCCGCGCCGGCGAGCACTCCGACGACGGGGCCGGTGCGTGCCTGACTCATGGGGTACTTCCATCTCTTCGCTCTGACTACATATGCATGATGCATACAATGTGTACCATACATATGGCAGCCCTGCGGGTTATGCTGCCGAAAAGTGACACCAGGGACGGAGGAGCCGGAAGAGCATGCGGCGCGACGAGGAACTCGCTCTGATCGAACGGGAAATGATGCTGCTCGCCCGGCACCAGGTGCTCGCCACCGCCCGCACCAACGGGGGCCCCGACGCCCTGGAGCGCAGCGCCTACACCCTGCTCAGCCGGATCGAGACCGAGGGCCCGCTGACCATCGGCCAACTCGCCGAGGCGTTCGGACTGGACACCTCCACCGTCAACCGGCAGACCGCCGCGATGCTCCGGGCCGGCCTGGTCGACCGCATCCCCGACCCGGACGGCGGGGTCGCCCGCAAGCTGCGGATCACCGACGAGGGCCTGCGCCGCCTGCACCAGGACCGCGACTGGTCGATCCAGGGCCTGGCCCGGGTCGTCGACGGCTGGACGTCCGCCGACCTGGCCGAGTTCGCCGAGGTGCTGGAACGCTTCAACCGCGACATCGAACGGATCCAGGGCCGCCCCTGGCCGCGCGCCTGACCACCGCCGGACCGGGAGCCCCGCCCGTCCGCGCCTTCGCCGCCCACTCCTGACCAGCCGTCAACACCCCGCGCCCGCCGCCTCCCCGGCGGGCGTTGCGCCGAGCGGGTGGCCGTCGCGCGGCCCGTCCGCGACCCCCCGGGTAAAACCTGGCGCCGGGACGGCGACCACCACCACCGGCGAAACAGTCAGGCCCTACGATCACCCCCAGGAACGGACCTCGCGGCCGGATCGGCCCGCGCGCGGAAGGGCGGACGAGGAGAACAGTGGCCGACACGGTGATCGACCTCAATGCGGACCTGGGCGAGGGCTTCGGACGCTGGAGCCTGACCGACGACGAGGCCCTGCTCTCCGTGGTCACCAGCGCCAACGTCGCCTGCGGCTTCCACGCGGGCGACCCGTCCACGATGCGCCGGGTCTGCTCGCTGGCCGCCGAGCGCGGGGTTCGGATCGGCGCCCAGGTCTCCTACCGCGACCTCGCCGGCTTCGGCCGCCGCGCCATGGACGTCCCGCCGGACGAGCTGGCCGACGAGATCGCCTACCAGATCGGCGCGCTCCAGGTGTTCGCCCGCGCGGCCGGCTCCCGGGTCTCCTACGTCAAGCCGCACGGCGCCCTCTACAACCGGGTGGTGCACGACAACGAACAGGCGGAGGCGGTGGTTTCGGGCGTGCTGCGGGCCGGCGCGATCTGCGACGGCCCGCTGCCGCTGCTCGGCCTGCCCGGCTCCCGGCTGCTGGCGGTGGCCGAGGGCGTCGGACTGCCGGTGGTCACCGAGGCGTTCGCCGACCGCGCCTACACCTGGGCCGGCACCCTCGTCCCGCGCCGCGACCCGGAGGCCGTCGTGCACGACCCCGAGCAGGTGATCGCCCGCGCCGTCGGCATCGCCCGCGACGCCACCGTCACCGCGGTCGGCGGCGAGCCCGTCAGCGTCCAGGCCCGCTCGCTCTGCGTCCACGGCGACACCCCCGGCGCCGCCCAACTCGCCTGGCGGGTACGGGGCGCGCTCGCCTCCGCGGGCGTCCGCGTCGAGGCTTTCAGCTGACCTCCGCCCCACCCGGAGAATTCCCCGGATTCCCCTCCCCCCGCCCGCCCCGGAAGGCCCCTCCCCGCCCCTTCCCGCCCCGCACCGAGCGCTTCCGCCGGCTCACCTGCGCCGACTTCGTCGCCCACCTCGGCGGCGACCCCGCCGAGACCCTCACCGTCCGCGCCACCGACGAACGGATGGGCGGCACCCTCGACCTCGCCCTCTCCTGGACCGGCCACGGCGGCCTGCACGGCTACGCCAACAGCCGCCCCACCAGCGAGGGCACCCACCTCCAGGGCCTCCACGACGCCCTGCGCGCCGTCCTCGGCCGCACCGCCCCGCCAGCCGCCCTGACCGCCGTCGTCTCGGTCAAGCTCGACGTCCCCGAGTTCGGCGGCGCCACCCGCCGCCACCTCGACAACGCCCCCGC is part of the Kitasatospora setae KM-6054 genome and harbors:
- a CDS encoding MFS transporter, giving the protein MSQARTGPVVGVLAGAGIVVSLMQTLVVPLIPKLPSLLHTSAANASWAITATLLAGAVATPVLGRLGDMYGKRRILLVSLTMLVIGSLICAFGSSLAPMVIGRALQGVGAGVIPLGISIMRDELPPQKLGSSMALMSSSLGIGGAFGLPLSALIAQNASWHALFWISAALGLAIAVAVFLLVPESPVRSGGRFDVVGAIGLTAGLVALLLAISKGSDWGWGSGTTLGMLAAALVILPVWGWWELRTEQPLVDLRTSARRQVLMTNLASVVIGFAMYAMSLVAPQLLQLPTATGYGLGQSMVQAGLWMAPAGLVMMLLSPISAKLSRAKGPKVSLLVGAVVITGGYLAALGLMGHAWGVLVFSCLISGGIAFAYAAMPALIMGAVPVSETAAANGLNTLMRSIGTSSSSAVIGVVLAHMTTDFGGHPLPSESGFRTAFLIGAGAAVAAALVTLAIPGVRRAVTGGGAGGVGGQAGPKDAAPRGGVTEGATAQ
- a CDS encoding MarR family winged helix-turn-helix transcriptional regulator, whose amino-acid sequence is MRRDEELALIEREMMLLARHQVLATARTNGGPDALERSAYTLLSRIETEGPLTIGQLAEAFGLDTSTVNRQTAAMLRAGLVDRIPDPDGGVARKLRITDEGLRRLHQDRDWSIQGLARVVDGWTSADLAEFAEVLERFNRDIERIQGRPWPRA
- a CDS encoding LamB/YcsF family protein, yielding MADTVIDLNADLGEGFGRWSLTDDEALLSVVTSANVACGFHAGDPSTMRRVCSLAAERGVRIGAQVSYRDLAGFGRRAMDVPPDELADEIAYQIGALQVFARAAGSRVSYVKPHGALYNRVVHDNEQAEAVVSGVLRAGAICDGPLPLLGLPGSRLLAVAEGVGLPVVTEAFADRAYTWAGTLVPRRDPEAVVHDPEQVIARAVGIARDATVTAVGGEPVSVQARSLCVHGDTPGAAQLAWRVRGALASAGVRVEAFS